A section of the Candidatus Eisenbacteria bacterium genome encodes:
- the acs gene encoding acetate--CoA ligase, translating into MPCGKPPRRVRLSRRSTPIVEEAFVAQDVYDVKADIRARAHLKSREEYDQWYARSIEHPAEFWAEQAGTLDWFHPWHQVLDADFAAVDFGWYLGGRLNACHNCVDRHAAVDGERTAILWAGDEPGVYRRITYRELKHEVCRLANVLLAHGIGKGDRVCIYMPMIPETAYAMLACARIGAVHSVVFGGFSAESLRDRILDAGCKLLITANEGLRGGRKIPLKAIADKAIEGVGLVETVLVARRTELDSPMMLGRDKWLDEEMKKQRSTCTVEWMGSEDPLFILYTSGSTGKPKGVLHTTGGYLVYAALTHRLVFDYRPGDIYCCAADVGWVTGHSYIVYGPLANGATTVMFESTPTYPDAGRYWQLVDDLGINIFYTAPTALRAIAQAGDAFVKRSSRKSLRVLGSVGEPINPEIWRWYHDVVGEGRCAVVDTWWQTETGGILITPLPGVTPTKPGSATLPFFGVKPLVLDPESGRVLEGNGVSGALCLATPWPGQARTLWGDHQRFADTYFSQYKGYYFTGDGCRRDEDGYYWITGRIDDVLNVAGHRLGTAEVESALVAHAAVAEAAVVGYPHDIKGQGIYAYVLLTAEYAARGAAELEGALKEQVRHAIGGFAQPDVVHITTGLPKTRSGKIMRRILRKIAGGEYTGLGDVTTLADPEVVERLVTEHQERSART; encoded by the coding sequence AAGCCGCCACGCCGCGTTAGACTCTCACGACGTTCGACCCCAATCGTCGAGGAGGCTTTCGTGGCGCAGGACGTTTACGACGTCAAGGCCGACATCCGGGCCCGCGCGCATCTCAAGTCGCGTGAAGAGTACGACCAGTGGTACGCGCGCTCGATCGAACACCCCGCGGAGTTCTGGGCCGAGCAGGCCGGCACGCTCGACTGGTTCCATCCGTGGCACCAGGTTCTGGACGCCGACTTTGCGGCGGTCGACTTCGGCTGGTACCTGGGCGGTCGGTTGAACGCGTGTCACAACTGCGTCGATCGTCACGCCGCAGTCGACGGTGAGCGCACCGCGATCCTGTGGGCCGGCGACGAACCCGGCGTGTACCGGCGCATCACCTACCGCGAACTCAAGCACGAGGTCTGCCGGCTCGCCAACGTGCTGCTCGCCCATGGAATCGGCAAGGGCGACCGGGTGTGCATCTACATGCCGATGATTCCCGAGACGGCCTACGCGATGCTGGCGTGCGCGCGCATCGGTGCCGTGCACTCGGTGGTGTTCGGAGGTTTCAGCGCCGAATCGCTGCGCGATCGAATCCTCGACGCCGGCTGCAAGTTGCTGATCACTGCGAACGAGGGCCTGCGCGGCGGCCGGAAGATCCCCTTGAAGGCGATCGCGGACAAGGCGATCGAAGGCGTCGGGCTGGTCGAGACCGTGCTGGTGGCGCGCCGCACCGAACTCGACTCGCCGATGATGTTGGGCCGCGACAAGTGGCTCGACGAAGAGATGAAGAAGCAGCGTTCGACCTGTACGGTCGAGTGGATGGGTTCCGAAGACCCGTTGTTCATCCTCTACACCTCGGGCAGCACCGGGAAACCGAAGGGCGTCCTTCACACGACCGGAGGCTATCTCGTCTATGCGGCGCTCACGCACCGCCTGGTGTTCGACTATCGCCCGGGCGACATCTACTGCTGCGCCGCCGATGTCGGATGGGTGACGGGGCACAGCTACATCGTCTACGGCCCGCTGGCGAACGGGGCGACCACCGTGATGTTCGAGTCGACGCCGACCTACCCCGATGCCGGACGGTACTGGCAGCTGGTGGACGATCTCGGAATCAACATCTTCTACACCGCGCCGACCGCGCTGCGCGCGATCGCTCAGGCGGGCGACGCGTTCGTGAAGCGCTCGAGCCGCAAGTCGCTGCGGGTGCTCGGTTCGGTCGGCGAGCCGATCAATCCCGAGATCTGGCGCTGGTACCACGACGTGGTGGGCGAGGGCCGCTGCGCGGTCGTCGACACCTGGTGGCAGACCGAGACCGGCGGCATTCTCATCACGCCGCTTCCGGGCGTGACGCCGACCAAGCCCGGCTCCGCCACGCTTCCATTCTTCGGCGTGAAGCCGCTGGTGCTCGATCCCGAGAGCGGTCGCGTGCTCGAAGGCAACGGCGTGTCGGGTGCTCTGTGTCTGGCGACTCCGTGGCCGGGGCAGGCGCGCACGCTGTGGGGCGACCATCAGCGCTTCGCGGACACCTACTTCAGTCAGTACAAGGGCTACTACTTCACCGGCGATGGCTGCCGCCGTGACGAAGACGGCTACTACTGGATCACCGGCCGCATCGACGACGTGCTGAACGTGGCCGGGCATCGTCTCGGAACCGCCGAAGTCGAGAGCGCGCTGGTCGCGCATGCCGCGGTCGCCGAGGCCGCGGTGGTCGGCTACCCGCACGACATCAAGGGCCAGGGCATTTACGCCTACGTACTGCTGACCGCCGAGTACGCAGCGCGCGGCGCCGCCGAACTGGAGGGAGCGCTCAAGGAACAGGTGCGCCACGCGATCGGTGGATTCGCGCAGCCCGACGTGGTGCACATCACGACCGGACTGCCGAAGACGCGCAGCGGAAAGATCATGCGCCGCATCCTGCGCAAGATCGCCGGCGGCGAGTACACCGGGCTCGGCGACGTGACGACGCTCGCGGATCCCGAAGTGGTCGA